The proteins below are encoded in one region of Halocatena salina:
- a CDS encoding NAD-dependent epimerase/dehydratase family protein yields the protein MVSVLITGGTGFIGSYVAQEFIQAGHEVIAYDTSTDTHVLEQLGIADRISIRRGDVTDPTDFMRAITETGATHVVHLAALLTSSAREQPRLAHAVNIGGTNTVFEAARILDDQIERVAWASSAAVFAPPENYDGWVGEDDLVYPDTLYGATKEYNEHQARCYHEEYGVSHVGLRPTVAYGPYRETGGSAFLANLIEKPALGEPFSVEYGDQIIDWQYVKDIAQAFRLATLTDDSQLSRRIYNVRGECATIRDAAETVEAILPEADLTVSDDGELPWTQQLDMNAIESDMGYEVNYDLERGIKEYINILREDRGLQPV from the coding sequence ATGGTATCCGTACTCATCACGGGCGGTACCGGATTCATCGGATCGTATGTCGCACAAGAGTTCATCCAAGCGGGTCACGAAGTAATCGCGTACGATACGTCGACCGACACACACGTACTGGAACAGCTCGGTATCGCAGATCGGATTTCGATCCGACGCGGTGATGTTACCGATCCGACTGACTTCATGCGCGCGATAACCGAGACGGGTGCAACGCACGTCGTTCATCTTGCGGCGTTGTTGACGAGCAGCGCGCGCGAACAGCCCCGACTCGCTCATGCGGTCAACATTGGCGGTACGAATACAGTGTTCGAGGCGGCTCGGATCCTCGACGACCAGATCGAGCGCGTCGCGTGGGCGTCGAGTGCAGCCGTGTTCGCACCCCCAGAGAACTACGACGGCTGGGTCGGCGAGGACGATCTCGTGTATCCCGACACGCTGTACGGTGCGACGAAGGAGTACAACGAACACCAAGCCCGGTGCTACCACGAAGAATACGGCGTCTCTCACGTCGGGCTTCGTCCGACCGTCGCGTACGGACCCTATCGAGAAACGGGTGGATCGGCGTTTCTCGCAAACCTCATCGAAAAACCGGCGCTCGGCGAGCCGTTCAGCGTCGAGTACGGCGATCAGATCATCGACTGGCAGTACGTCAAAGACATCGCACAAGCGTTCCGCCTTGCGACCCTCACTGACGATTCACAGCTATCACGCCGGATTTACAACGTTCGTGGAGAGTGTGCCACTATCCGAGACGCCGCCGAAACCGTCGAAGCGATCCTTCCCGAAGCCGATCTCACCGTTTCCGATGACGGTGAACTACCGTGGACGCAGCAACTCGATATGAACGCGATCGAATCGGATATGGGCTATGAGGTAAACTACGATCTCGAACGAGGCATCAAAGAATACATCAATATTCTTAGAGAAGACAGAGGATTACAGCCGGTGTGA
- a CDS encoding ornithine cyclodeaminase family protein — MTETLFLRSKELSGLATPSEYVSAVREGYRQQGSAAPRTKLVADDNAGMLTGYLAILPETGAMGGYTYAAGFGDEDVHFFLPLFDADSGRPLALLDGASLNPFKTGATGAVGVDALARQDARTLGLIGSGAQARGQLRATMTVRPFETVTVYSPTAESREAFADAMNDRYDATVRPVATSEAAVEGSDVVITATNATEPVFDGDRLEPGTHVTAMGQYDPNVREIDATTVERATYVPDLRARATSDAGAFLQAMDERGLTEADIHGDLGQVLAEEVPGRTTETEITVFDSGGTGIETVAAAYMLYEKAIEHDLGEYIDIAPGSAALTGE, encoded by the coding sequence ATGACGGAGACGCTGTTTCTACGAAGTAAGGAGCTCTCAGGATTGGCGACTCCCTCGGAGTACGTATCGGCAGTTCGGGAAGGGTATAGACAGCAAGGATCCGCTGCACCTCGAACGAAACTCGTCGCCGATGATAACGCGGGGATGCTGACCGGGTACTTAGCCATCCTTCCAGAAACGGGGGCGATGGGCGGATATACGTACGCAGCAGGATTCGGAGACGAGGACGTCCACTTTTTCCTTCCGTTGTTCGACGCCGACAGCGGACGGCCTCTCGCTCTGTTGGATGGGGCAAGCCTCAATCCGTTCAAAACGGGAGCGACCGGAGCAGTCGGTGTTGACGCGCTCGCGCGCCAAGATGCCCGGACTCTCGGACTCATCGGCAGTGGCGCACAAGCACGCGGCCAGCTCCGGGCTACGATGACGGTCCGCCCGTTCGAGACGGTGACGGTGTACTCGCCGACAGCGGAGAGCCGCGAAGCGTTCGCCGACGCGATGAACGACCGATACGATGCAACGGTTCGACCGGTAGCGACGAGCGAGGCTGCCGTCGAAGGATCTGACGTGGTCATCACGGCCACGAACGCCACAGAACCGGTGTTCGACGGCGACCGACTCGAACCGGGCACTCACGTCACGGCGATGGGTCAGTACGATCCCAATGTCAGAGAGATCGATGCGACGACCGTCGAACGCGCGACGTACGTGCCCGATCTCCGCGCTCGCGCAACCAGCGATGCGGGCGCGTTCTTACAGGCGATGGACGAACGAGGGCTGACGGAAGCGGACATCCACGGTGATCTGGGTCAGGTGCTCGCTGAGGAGGTGCCGGGGCGAACGACGGAGACCGAGATCACGGTGTTCGACAGTGGCGGCACTGGCATCGAAACCGTCGCCGCCGCGTACATGTTGTACGAAAAAGCGATCGAGCACGATCTCGGCGAGTACATCGACATCGCACCCGGAAGTGCAGCGTTGACCGGTGAGTAA
- a CDS encoding presenilin family intramembrane aspartyl protease PSH, whose product MTKRLYVAGGVTIAVFVLVQIGAVALVEPFRAAGYQPVEDPSDPTNTVLYLLGVFVVTGVMLLAFRFDADTLIRMFIVGSSALLTYYVFSVFLPPIEVGPGIVGVMNGPAALTALAGSFALWFYPEWYVIDAAGVVIGMGAAGLFGISLGLLPALLLLIALAVYDAISVYKTEHMLTLASGMMDLKIPVVLVVPLTRSYSYLDAADRDEHGTESTDTASNDSDRPETMSDSRPERDALYIGLGDAVMPSVLVASAAYFLPSEPVVLGGLLSVPVLAAMGGTLVGLLVLIKLVTAGRPHAGLPLLNGGAIAGYLFGAIASGVPLLTAVGLTPYV is encoded by the coding sequence ATGACCAAGCGTCTGTACGTTGCTGGAGGTGTGACGATCGCGGTGTTCGTGTTGGTTCAGATCGGTGCAGTGGCGCTGGTCGAACCGTTTCGTGCTGCTGGCTACCAGCCCGTCGAAGATCCGTCGGATCCGACAAACACCGTGTTGTATCTCCTCGGTGTGTTCGTCGTGACCGGAGTGATGCTTCTTGCGTTTCGGTTCGATGCCGATACGTTGATTCGAATGTTTATCGTTGGTTCGAGTGCACTGCTCACTTACTACGTTTTTTCGGTGTTCCTACCGCCCATCGAGGTCGGTCCCGGAATCGTTGGAGTCATGAACGGACCGGCTGCCCTCACAGCACTCGCGGGCTCGTTCGCGCTGTGGTTCTACCCCGAGTGGTACGTCATCGACGCCGCTGGCGTCGTGATCGGGATGGGTGCTGCCGGACTGTTCGGGATCAGCCTCGGTCTCCTTCCCGCACTGTTGTTGTTGATCGCGCTTGCGGTGTATGACGCTATCAGCGTGTACAAAACCGAACATATGCTCACGTTGGCGTCGGGGATGATGGATCTCAAAATTCCAGTCGTACTCGTGGTCCCACTTACGCGTTCGTATTCGTATCTCGACGCTGCCGACCGAGACGAGCACGGAACGGAATCGACTGACACTGCTAGCAACGATTCCGATCGACCCGAGACGATGTCCGACTCTCGCCCCGAACGCGATGCGCTGTACATTGGTTTGGGCGACGCCGTGATGCCGTCGGTGTTGGTCGCAAGCGCAGCGTATTTCCTCCCTTCAGAACCGGTCGTCTTGGGCGGTCTGCTTTCGGTCCCTGTGCTCGCTGCGATGGGTGGTACTCTCGTCGGTCTCCTCGTACTCATCAAACTGGTGACAGCAGGTCGGCCTCACGCTGGGCTCCCGCTGTTGAACGGGGGTGCGATCGCGGGCTACCTGTTCGGAGCGATCGCCAGCGGCGTCCCGCTTCTCACCGCGGTCGGTCTGACGCCGTACGTCTGA
- a CDS encoding H/ACA ribonucleoprotein complex subunit GAR1, producing the protein MQRVGAVVNTAQGLAVVRASDASYPDLGTTVIDERLDTVGQVVDVFGPVDRPFVAVSPASETQLAPLLGTVVYARSE; encoded by the coding sequence ATCCAACGCGTCGGAGCAGTCGTGAACACCGCTCAAGGACTCGCAGTCGTCCGCGCATCGGACGCGTCGTATCCGGATCTCGGCACCACTGTAATCGACGAACGACTCGACACTGTCGGACAGGTGGTGGACGTGTTCGGTCCTGTGGACCGTCCTTTCGTGGCGGTCTCGCCGGCGTCGGAGACCCAGCTGGCCCCGCTGCTTGGCACCGTCGTCTACGCTCGGTCCGAGTGA
- the srp19 gene encoding signal recognition particle subunit SRP19 — protein MVENVIWPAAFDSTLSRNEGRRVSLDLAVENPTVDEIATAVQQVGYDAVIEREMTYPREYEPRGRVVVRDADDASKSDLLQAVGAYVTAIRG, from the coding sequence ATGGTCGAAAACGTGATTTGGCCCGCCGCATTCGATTCGACGTTGTCTCGAAACGAGGGCCGTCGTGTGTCGCTGGATCTCGCGGTCGAAAATCCGACCGTTGACGAGATTGCTACCGCCGTTCAACAGGTCGGATACGACGCCGTCATCGAACGAGAGATGACGTATCCCCGCGAGTACGAACCGCGTGGGCGCGTCGTCGTTCGAGATGCCGACGACGCGAGCAAGAGCGATCTGCTCCAGGCCGTCGGCGCGTACGTCACTGCGATCCGAGGGTGA
- a CDS encoding PGF-CTERM-anchored ABC transporter substrate-binding protein codes for MNRVIVFLVGVVLFSTMPAAVGAPVSVSAQSAQPSCSFPFSATDATGTHVTVDSEPERVVALQPSAAQTMWEIDADGKVVGMPIGPTTSYLNGSESRTDVTGDDGFSTSIETVVSAEPDLVLAPNSVPNETVETLRSAGLTVYKFGLSESIEDVSTKTSHTGRLVGACEAASQRAEAMNETVASIESATTDQDRPRVLYVMSDGYTPGNGTFIHEIITSAGAENVAATANITGYQQINPETVIQRDPQWIITPDHMSALPNRTAYAETTALQNDQTVSVDSNYVSQPAPRVVRPMKTLAQTFHPDAFSASTASSPGDERTDVTSGPQATATTGPGFSVVAAVLAVLTLSGALFARR; via the coding sequence ATGAACCGAGTGATCGTGTTCCTCGTCGGAGTGGTGCTTTTCAGTACGATGCCAGCGGCTGTTGGCGCACCTGTGTCCGTATCGGCCCAGTCAGCACAGCCGTCGTGTTCGTTCCCGTTCAGCGCGACCGACGCGACGGGGACTCACGTGACCGTCGATAGCGAGCCTGAACGTGTCGTCGCGCTCCAGCCAAGCGCGGCCCAGACGATGTGGGAGATCGACGCGGATGGAAAGGTCGTGGGCATGCCGATCGGTCCGACGACCTCGTATCTGAACGGGTCTGAGTCACGAACGGACGTTACTGGCGACGACGGCTTCTCGACATCCATCGAGACGGTCGTGTCGGCGGAGCCGGATCTCGTGCTCGCGCCGAACAGCGTCCCGAACGAAACGGTCGAAACGCTCCGAAGCGCGGGGCTAACGGTGTACAAGTTCGGATTGAGCGAGTCGATCGAGGACGTTTCGACCAAAACGTCTCACACCGGACGGCTCGTCGGGGCGTGTGAAGCGGCTTCCCAGCGTGCCGAGGCGATGAACGAAACCGTGGCGTCGATCGAATCGGCTACGACGGATCAGGACCGCCCGCGGGTGCTGTACGTGATGTCCGACGGCTACACGCCGGGTAACGGGACGTTCATTCACGAGATCATCACGAGCGCAGGCGCGGAGAACGTCGCCGCTACCGCCAACATCACGGGCTATCAACAGATCAATCCGGAGACGGTGATCCAACGGGATCCCCAATGGATCATCACGCCGGATCACATGTCTGCCCTCCCGAACCGAACCGCGTATGCGGAAACGACCGCGCTCCAGAACGACCAAACGGTGAGCGTCGATTCGAACTACGTCAGTCAGCCCGCGCCGCGGGTGGTGCGCCCGATGAAAACGCTCGCTCAAACGTTCCATCCCGATGCGTTCTCGGCATCGACCGCGTCATCGCCCGGTGACGAAAGAACGGACGTTACCTCCGGACCACAGGCGACAGCCACCACCGGCCCCGGCTTCAGTGTCGTTGCCGCAGTGCTCGCGGTGCTGACCCTCTCGGGCGCGTTGTTCGCCCGGCGGTAG
- the btuC gene encoding vitamin B12 ABC transporter permease BtuC, producing the protein MERWKRTLWWSLWLSVFLGVTIVWSVTVGPVSVPAATVVQAILNTVAIPTSVTVDPGTSAPIAHVPWVGIDVAFVHPFSFPVPRAKQIIVAQIRLPRIVLAAIVGFALATAGTVMQGLFRNPMADPSVIGVSSGAAVGAVTLLVFGISVPFGLQGVAFLSALITAFAVYLIATTNGRTPVETLLLAGVAVQTFLGAVVSYLLLQAGESVNAVLHWLMGDLATAGWDDVTGTLVLSLGSFAVLLVFAQDLNVLLLGEEQAQTVGIDVERTKRILLTVATLATAAAVSVAGVIGFVGLIVPHMLRLLVGPDHRVLLPTSAIAGAIFLVGTDTVARGGATQLPVGIVTAALGAPFFLYLLRQREVHQL; encoded by the coding sequence ATGGAACGGTGGAAGCGGACCCTGTGGTGGTCACTCTGGCTGTCGGTGTTTCTCGGCGTGACCATCGTCTGGAGCGTTACCGTCGGTCCGGTGAGCGTTCCGGCGGCTACCGTGGTACAGGCGATCCTCAACACGGTGGCGATTCCCACATCGGTGACGGTCGATCCCGGAACGAGCGCTCCGATCGCTCACGTTCCGTGGGTGGGGATCGACGTGGCGTTCGTCCATCCATTTTCGTTTCCCGTTCCACGCGCCAAACAAATCATCGTCGCGCAGATTCGTCTGCCACGGATCGTACTCGCTGCGATCGTCGGATTCGCGCTCGCTACGGCCGGGACCGTCATGCAAGGGCTGTTTCGGAATCCGATGGCCGACCCCTCAGTCATCGGGGTATCCTCGGGAGCCGCCGTCGGGGCAGTCACACTACTGGTGTTTGGGATTTCGGTCCCGTTCGGACTACAAGGAGTCGCTTTTCTGTCGGCACTCATCACGGCGTTTGCCGTGTATCTCATCGCCACGACAAACGGACGGACACCAGTCGAGACGCTCCTTCTCGCTGGTGTCGCCGTGCAGACGTTCCTCGGTGCAGTCGTCTCGTATCTATTGTTACAAGCGGGTGAGAGCGTCAACGCGGTGTTGCACTGGCTGATGGGAGACCTCGCCACTGCCGGATGGGATGACGTGACTGGAACGCTGGTTCTGTCGCTGGGTTCGTTCGCCGTTCTGCTCGTCTTCGCGCAGGATCTGAACGTCCTCTTGTTGGGTGAAGAACAAGCCCAAACGGTGGGGATCGATGTCGAACGAACGAAACGCATCCTGTTGACGGTGGCGACCCTCGCTACTGCCGCCGCGGTGTCCGTGGCCGGCGTCATCGGTTTCGTTGGACTCATCGTTCCCCACATGCTTCGGTTGCTCGTCGGACCGGATCACCGGGTGTTGTTGCCGACCAGCGCCATCGCAGGGGCAATATTTCTCGTCGGGACCGACACCGTCGCGCGAGGAGGGGCCACACAGTTGCCTGTCGGCATCGTGACAGCAGCACTCGGTGCACCGTTTTTCCTGTATCTACTACGCCAACGCGAGGTACATCAACTGTGA
- a CDS encoding heme ABC transporter ATP-binding protein — translation MSDPLIDVDSVSVALGETRILRDVSLSVPSGSFVALVGPNGAGKTTLLRTINGVLTPDRGSVSIDGRDIQSLSSRAIARSVATVAQDTTVSFSFSVRDVVAMGRTPHRSRFRRMEREPIERALERTRTAELADRSIETVSGGERQRVLLARALAQETPALVLDEPTASLDVTHQVRTLGLVRTLVDEGKTALAAIHDLDLAARFCDAIVVLADGQVLARGSPETVFTESVIEQAFGGETRVHIHENPATDSPSITMLRSGDP, via the coding sequence GTGAGTGATCCCTTGATCGATGTCGATAGCGTGTCAGTGGCACTCGGAGAGACACGGATCCTCCGTGACGTCTCGCTGTCGGTGCCGTCGGGTTCGTTCGTCGCGCTCGTCGGGCCGAATGGGGCTGGGAAAACGACGCTGTTGCGCACGATCAACGGCGTCCTCACTCCCGACAGGGGATCCGTATCGATCGATGGGCGGGATATACAGTCGTTGTCATCCCGAGCGATCGCCCGGTCGGTCGCAACGGTGGCTCAGGATACGACGGTCTCCTTTTCATTTTCCGTTCGGGACGTCGTCGCCATGGGACGCACACCCCACCGATCGCGGTTCCGACGCATGGAACGGGAGCCGATCGAGCGGGCGCTCGAACGAACACGAACCGCCGAGCTGGCCGATCGGTCGATCGAGACAGTAAGCGGAGGTGAGCGCCAGCGCGTCCTGTTGGCGCGAGCGTTAGCCCAAGAAACACCCGCATTGGTGCTCGACGAACCGACAGCCAGTCTCGACGTCACCCATCAAGTGCGAACGCTCGGGCTCGTTCGAACACTCGTCGACGAGGGGAAGACTGCGCTCGCGGCGATCCACGATCTCGATCTCGCCGCACGATTCTGTGACGCCATCGTCGTGCTCGCCGACGGTCAGGTGCTCGCTCGCGGATCGCCCGAGACCGTCTTCACCGAGTCAGTGATCGAGCAGGCGTTCGGCGGAGAGACGCGGGTTCACATCCACGAAAATCCTGCCACTGACTCACCATCGATCACGATGCTTCGATCGGGGGATCCGTAA
- a CDS encoding peroxidase-related enzyme (This protein belongs to a clade of uncharacterized proteins related to peroxidases such as the alkylhydroperoxidase AhpD.), translated as MSKPMRNFPVPDHEELPEDLRERIEDETEQTGFTPNVFSAFGYKPSHFRAFFAYHDALVEETTLEREEIEMIVVTVSGVNDCLYCVVAHGALVRIYAEAPQLADQLATNHRSADLSPNHQEMLDFAVKLTESPETVTRGDLAQLRNVGFSEEEIWDIASVVAFYNLSNRMATVADLRPNKEFYELGR; from the coding sequence ATGTCCAAACCAATGCGAAACTTTCCGGTACCCGATCACGAGGAACTACCCGAGGATCTCCGCGAGCGGATCGAAGACGAGACCGAACAGACAGGGTTTACGCCGAACGTGTTCAGCGCCTTCGGCTACAAGCCGAGCCATTTCCGGGCTTTTTTCGCATATCACGATGCGCTAGTAGAGGAGACCACGCTCGAACGCGAAGAGATCGAGATGATCGTCGTCACCGTCAGCGGCGTAAACGACTGTCTGTACTGCGTCGTCGCCCACGGCGCGCTGGTCCGAATCTACGCCGAGGCACCGCAGCTGGCCGACCAACTCGCTACCAACCACCGAAGTGCGGATCTCAGCCCAAACCACCAAGAAATGCTCGATTTTGCTGTGAAGCTCACCGAATCACCGGAGACGGTCACCCGGGGCGACCTCGCCCAACTCCGTAACGTCGGCTTCTCCGAGGAGGAGATCTGGGACATCGCCAGCGTCGTCGCTTTCTACAACCTCTCGAACCGGATGGCAACCGTGGCCGATCTGCGCCCTAACAAGGAGTTCTACGAACTCGGTCGATAA
- a CDS encoding acetyl-CoA carboxylase biotin carboxylase subunit has translation MFEKVLIANRGEIAVRVMRACEELDIATVAIYSEADKDAGHVRYADEAYNVGPARAADSYLDQEAIVDVAIRSGADAIHPGYGFLAENAEFAALVEETDDVTWVGPSSQSMEQLGEKTKARTVMETADVPIVPGTTEPVTDPEEIVAFGEKHGYPLAIKAEGGGGGRGLKVVRNADEVEDQLESAQREGEAYFDNDSVYVERYLEQPRHIEVQIIADQHGNVRHLGERDCSLQRRHQKVIEEAPSPALNDDLREEIGEAARRGVRESDYTNAGTVEFLVEDGEFYFLEVNTRIQVEHTVTEEITGIDIVKWQLRVADGDELEFDQSEVEFDGHGMEFRINAENAAEEFAPETGTLTTYDPPGGIGVRLDDALKEGDTISGEYDSLVAKLIIHGSTREECIARARRALAEYDIDGLTTVIPFHRLMLTDEAFTTGTHTTKYLDSELDPSAIEEAQTRWGSDSIDPSTDGQEESVVERQFTVEVNGKRFEVNLEERGAPPLPTNGQGNERGSRPNNPETNSAGGSSGGSNDGPVTTAEGERITAEMQGTILSVDVSEGDEIDAGDVLCVLEAMKMENDIVASHGGTVTEVAVEQGQSVDMGDALVVID, from the coding sequence ATGTTCGAGAAGGTATTGATTGCGAATCGGGGAGAGATCGCCGTCCGTGTGATGCGCGCGTGTGAGGAGCTTGACATCGCCACGGTTGCAATCTACAGCGAGGCCGACAAAGACGCCGGTCACGTCCGATACGCTGATGAGGCGTACAACGTCGGTCCGGCCCGTGCAGCCGACTCGTATCTGGACCAGGAGGCGATCGTGGACGTTGCCATCCGTTCGGGAGCGGACGCCATCCATCCGGGGTACGGATTCCTCGCCGAAAACGCCGAATTCGCAGCGCTCGTAGAGGAAACGGACGACGTTACGTGGGTCGGCCCATCGAGTCAGTCGATGGAACAGCTCGGCGAGAAGACGAAAGCCCGAACGGTGATGGAGACCGCTGACGTCCCGATCGTGCCGGGGACGACCGAGCCGGTCACAGATCCCGAGGAGATCGTGGCGTTCGGCGAGAAACACGGCTACCCACTTGCAATCAAAGCCGAGGGCGGCGGAGGCGGTCGTGGTCTGAAAGTGGTTCGGAACGCTGACGAAGTCGAAGATCAACTCGAAAGCGCACAGCGGGAGGGTGAGGCGTATTTCGACAACGATTCGGTGTACGTCGAGCGCTATCTCGAACAGCCGCGTCACATCGAGGTACAGATCATCGCCGACCAGCACGGCAACGTCCGCCACCTCGGAGAGCGGGACTGTTCGCTCCAACGCCGTCACCAGAAGGTCATCGAGGAAGCACCTTCCCCGGCGCTCAACGACGATCTCCGCGAGGAGATCGGTGAAGCCGCACGACGAGGCGTCCGCGAATCCGATTACACCAACGCCGGCACTGTGGAGTTTCTCGTCGAGGACGGGGAGTTTTACTTCCTCGAAGTCAACACCCGGATTCAGGTCGAACACACCGTTACCGAGGAGATCACTGGCATCGACATCGTGAAGTGGCAACTCCGGGTCGCCGACGGCGACGAACTGGAGTTCGACCAGTCGGAAGTCGAATTCGACGGCCACGGCATGGAGTTTCGTATCAACGCCGAGAACGCCGCCGAGGAGTTCGCTCCGGAAACCGGTACCCTCACCACGTACGACCCGCCGGGTGGCATCGGTGTCCGTCTCGACGACGCGCTCAAGGAAGGCGACACCATCAGCGGGGAGTACGACTCGTTGGTCGCAAAACTCATCATCCACGGGAGCACCCGTGAGGAGTGCATCGCGCGCGCACGTCGGGCACTCGCAGAGTACGACATCGACGGACTCACCACGGTGATCCCGTTCCACCGGCTGATGCTCACCGACGAAGCGTTCACTACTGGAACGCACACCACGAAGTATCTCGATAGTGAACTCGATCCCAGCGCCATCGAGGAGGCCCAAACCCGGTGGGGATCCGATTCGATCGACCCATCCACGGACGGTCAAGAGGAATCGGTCGTCGAACGTCAGTTCACCGTGGAGGTCAACGGCAAGCGCTTTGAGGTGAATCTCGAGGAACGCGGTGCACCACCGCTTCCGACGAACGGACAGGGCAACGAACGGGGATCCCGTCCGAACAACCCCGAAACCAACAGCGCAGGCGGAAGCAGCGGGGGAAGCAATGACGGTCCGGTCACCACAGCAGAAGGTGAACGCATTACTGCAGAGATGCAAGGGACGATCCTCTCGGTGGACGTCTCGGAAGGCGACGAGATCGATGCAGGAGACGTACTCTGTGTGCTTGAAGCGATGAAAATGGAAAACGACATCGTCGCCAGTCACGGCGGAACCGTCACGGAAGTCGCCGTAGAGCAAGGACAAAGCGTCGACATGGGCGATGCGCTCGTCGTCATCGACTGA
- a CDS encoding LVIVD repeat-containing protein encodes MIDRSRRDFLRYTGIVTTAIGSARPGTARRTPETNARASHTVPGRLELLGHAFLDNPPGIYSNGVLRDDGRYGLLGGYYGEGGSFLVDLEDLSNPTQAHRLRSPMTNRQNDVAFDARDGLYYRTQEPNTEDGERGFQVVDYGYATGTVSEPTIVADVDTPRTGVHHIESHPEAPLVYAVDKKGNEPGVLTYDTSDPTDPVLIDVTGPYGYAHDITVEADRDLLHVAYIDGRFVGYVVFDIADPTSPTERGRVDYADRPDYEAIDLAGFEACHSARFDPERKLAVLSDERGTGIPGGKHVFDIGWGDGSPEDPVHLGFTHSPNATEQGDDEQFFWTTHFHDVASCGDTTLLVDGGYHEGVWIADITDPRDPTPSQQFQTRKDEHRAKQLGSGPIIDSLDSIHPPFVWSAEYNETRGFVFASDSITGAYVFDISADSFEFRTIEEELARSFEPTGEIGARELDLARHYNEEHATVPNTGGKVLTDEVLAEIERRVDAASQSATTM; translated from the coding sequence ATGATCGATCGTTCACGACGCGATTTCCTGAGGTACACTGGGATCGTAACCACCGCAATCGGTTCGGCGAGGCCAGGAACGGCACGGAGGACTCCGGAAACCAACGCGAGAGCATCTCACACCGTCCCGGGACGGCTTGAGCTACTTGGACACGCTTTTCTTGACAATCCACCGGGAATCTACAGTAACGGCGTGCTCAGAGACGACGGACGATACGGGCTGTTGGGTGGATACTACGGGGAGGGTGGAAGCTTTCTCGTCGATCTCGAAGATCTCTCGAATCCCACACAGGCCCACCGTCTCAGATCACCGATGACGAACCGACAGAATGACGTGGCGTTCGACGCCCGCGATGGGTTGTACTACCGTACTCAGGAGCCGAACACTGAAGACGGCGAACGAGGGTTTCAGGTCGTCGATTACGGGTATGCGACGGGTACCGTTTCGGAGCCGACGATCGTCGCAGACGTGGATACGCCACGAACGGGGGTCCACCACATCGAGTCCCATCCCGAAGCGCCGTTGGTGTACGCCGTCGACAAAAAGGGGAACGAGCCGGGCGTGCTCACTTACGACACGAGCGATCCGACCGACCCGGTGTTGATCGATGTGACTGGTCCGTACGGCTACGCCCACGACATCACTGTCGAAGCCGATCGGGACCTTCTACATGTGGCGTACATCGATGGGCGGTTCGTCGGATACGTCGTGTTCGATATCGCGGATCCCACCTCACCGACCGAACGTGGCCGGGTTGATTACGCCGACCGGCCCGATTACGAGGCGATCGATCTCGCCGGATTCGAAGCGTGTCATTCAGCACGGTTCGATCCTGAACGGAAACTTGCGGTCCTCAGCGACGAACGAGGGACGGGAATCCCAGGCGGCAAGCACGTATTCGACATCGGATGGGGCGACGGCTCCCCGGAGGATCCGGTCCACCTCGGGTTCACCCACTCACCCAACGCCACCGAGCAAGGCGATGACGAGCAGTTCTTCTGGACGACCCACTTCCACGACGTGGCATCGTGTGGTGATACCACCCTCCTCGTAGACGGCGGCTATCACGAAGGTGTCTGGATCGCAGACATCACCGATCCGAGGGATCCGACGCCCTCCCAGCAGTTCCAGACCCGCAAAGACGAACACCGCGCAAAACAGTTAGGAAGCGGCCCAATCATCGATTCCCTCGATTCGATACATCCCCCGTTCGTGTGGTCTGCCGAATACAACGAGACACGGGGCTTCGTGTTTGCGAGCGATTCCATTACTGGCGCGTACGTCTTCGACATCTCCGCGGACTCCTTCGAGTTCCGGACGATCGAGGAAGAACTCGCTCGATCGTTCGAACCGACCGGCGAGATCGGTGCTCGGGAACTCGATCTCGCCAGACACTACAACGAAGAACACGCGACCGTTCCGAACACCGGAGGGAAGGTGTTGACCGACGAGGTTCTCGCAGAGATCGAACGGCGTGTCGATGCGGCATCACAGAGCGCGACCACCATGTAA